Proteins co-encoded in one Trichosurus vulpecula isolate mTriVul1 chromosome X unlocalized genomic scaffold, mTriVul1.pri SUPER_X_unloc_5, whole genome shotgun sequence genomic window:
- the LOC118833232 gene encoding LOW QUALITY PROTEIN: DEP domain-containing protein 7-like (The sequence of the model RefSeq protein was modified relative to this genomic sequence to represent the inferred CDS: substituted 1 base at 1 genomic stop codon) yields the protein MSAVRKKTKALSMSALNRPEHKPPGFSAAQKPFGATYIFSSIVNTLQTQVEVKKRRHHLKWYGDCFVGSNAVDVVFSHLIQNKYFGDVDIPRAKAVRICQALMDFEVFQAVPTKVFGRDKESVFEDSSCSLYKFTAVPDQEDVQSGKENRVCLPSRCEKTPLFNLSALKSTNLEHLWKNRSLKHANSPRVNISTNLSPQVINEVWRNEIIGRLLHLIDVPFLESLLQHQEMVPEVPHPEAQPDEINTSSHLDRCILKDYSDSQDDEWLSAATDCLDYLPDQMVVELRRNSPELQEKGDVWKARLFYAISKYYKNREPLLNHLFEIYMEITELLVNGKTDKALEATKLCLKLLDSSRREEFRRLLYFMAVAARPSEFKLQKESENRMVVKRMFSKAIVNNKKLSKDKIDLLVLFLVDHQKDVFKVPGLLHRIVSDKLMAIQSRRDPDRDIGYVFYRTHGQSEYYSSAQKTTKXELLSLLKTIDEDSELSAKEKKKLLGQFYEGHLDIFVEYLGDRVSNIFI from the exons GTTTCAGCGCAGCACAGAAGCCTTTTGGGGCCACGTATATATTTAGCAGCATTGTAAACACCCTTCAAACACAAGTGGAAGTTAAGAAACGAAGGCACCACTTAAAATGGTATGGTGACTGTTTTGTTGGTTCAAATGCTGTGGATGTTGTCTTCTCTCATCTAATTCAGAATAAGTATTTTGGAGATGTAGATATTCCTCGTGCCAAAGCTGTGAGAATATGTCAAGCATTAATGGACTTTGAAGTGTTTCAAGCAGTCCCAACCAAAGTCTTTGGAAGAGACAAAGAATCAGTGTTTGAAGACAGTAGCTGTAGCCTTTACAAGTTCACAGCTGTGCCTGACCAAGAGGATGTTCAGTCAGGAAAAGAGAATAGAGTGTGTTTACCTTCCAG ATGTGAGAAGACACCATTATTTAATTTATCTGCTTTGAAATCAACAAATTTGGAGCATCTGTGGAAAAATCGGAGTTTAAAGCATGCTAACTCGCCCCGTGTAAATATCTCCACAAACTTGTCTCCTCAAG TTATTAATGAAGTATGGCGAAATGAAATCATTGGGCGCCTGCTACATCTTATAGACGTCCCCTTCCTTGAGTCCTTGCTTCAGCATCAAGAGATGGTACCTGAGGTTCCTCATCCTGAGGCACAACCAGACGAGATCAACACCAGTAGCCATTTGGACCGATGCATTCTCAAGGACTATAGTGACTCTCA ggatgATGAATGGCTCTCCGCAGCGACTGACTGCTTAGACTACCTTCCAGACCAGATGGTGGTGGAGCTAAGGAGAAATTCTCCTGAGCTGCAAGAGAAAGGAGATGTGTGGAAAGCACGCTTATTTTATGCCATTAGTAAATACTACAAAAATAGGGAACCTCTGTTAAACCACTTATTTGAAATCTACATGGAGATTACAGAACTCCTAG TGAATGGGAAGACAGACAAAGCATTAGAAGCCACGAAGCTCTGCCTGAAGCTGTTGGATTCCAGCAGGAGAGAGGAGTTTAGGAGACTGTTGTACTTCATGGCTGTGGCAGCTCGTCCTTCTGAATTTAAGTTACAGAAAGAG AGTGAGAATCGGATGGTTGTGAAAAGGATGTTTTCTAAAGCGAttgtaaacaacaaaaaattatctAAAGACAAAATAGACCTTTTGGTGCTGTTTTTAGTGGATCATCAAAAAGATGTTTTTAAG GTCCCAGGACTGCTACACAGAATCGTCAGTGACAAACTCATGGCCATACAGAGCAGAAGAGATCCAGATAGAGACATAG GTTATGTTTTCTACCGGACACATGGCCAAAGTGAGTATTACAGCAGTGCCCAGAAAACCACTAAGTAAGAGCTTTTATCTTTGCTAAAAACGATTGATGAGGACTCCGAATTATCtgccaaagaaaagaagaaattactgGGTCAGTTTTATGAGGGTCACCTAGACATCTTTGTTGAATATTTGGGAGATAGAGTCtcaaacatttttatataa